A single Alcanivorax borkumensis SK2 DNA region contains:
- a CDS encoding cob(I)yrinic acid a,c-diamide adenosyltransferase: MSDTNKTRINRVITRTGDAGETGLADGSRVSKHDPRIVVLGELDELNSALGVLRARPQDADLDALLGLIQQMLFDIGSELAIPGHRVIDDHDLVEMESQADTINAELPPLKEFVLPGGHPDAAWCHHCRTVARRLERHVIALRDADEDAVNPVSQALINRLSDLLFVMARLINLRHEHPETLWVPKADR, translated from the coding sequence ATGAGTGACACCAACAAAACCCGCATCAACCGGGTTATAACCCGCACCGGCGATGCCGGCGAAACCGGACTGGCCGACGGCTCTCGAGTAAGCAAACATGACCCTCGCATTGTGGTTCTCGGCGAGCTCGACGAACTGAATAGCGCCCTTGGGGTGTTACGCGCACGCCCGCAAGATGCAGATTTGGATGCGTTGTTGGGTTTAATACAGCAAATGCTGTTCGACATCGGCAGCGAACTGGCGATTCCCGGCCACAGGGTAATTGATGATCATGACCTGGTAGAGATGGAATCCCAAGCCGATACTATTAATGCCGAACTGCCACCACTGAAAGAGTTTGTCCTTCCTGGTGGGCACCCTGATGCCGCCTGGTGCCACCACTGCCGCACTGTGGCACGCCGACTGGAACGCCACGTGATAGCCCTGCGCGACGCCGACGAAGACGCGGTCAATCCCGTAAGCCAGGCGCTGATCAACCGGCTTTCCGACCTGCTCTTTGTCATGGCACGGCTGATCAACCTACGCCACGAGCACCCTGAAACTTTGTGGGTCCCCAAAGCGGACCGCTAA